In Streptomyces sp. NBC_01408, one DNA window encodes the following:
- a CDS encoding ABC transporter substrate-binding protein: MRSVRSKIIAAGLVLGLAGVGAWQLLPEDGNGSGAIRVGTSDVVSSLDPAGAYDAGSWALFSNVYQSLLTIKPGADTPAPDAAASCNFVGQKLTTYQCELRPEVKFSNGRAMTAHDVKYSFDRIKEINSEQGPAPLFNTLDSVKADGRTVTFNLSTPDATFPFKIATGAASIVDREKYPAKALREDGKVDGSGPYTLAAYKAGASVELKPNTSYKGQAKPANGPVTVKYFKDSAQLDRAWKDRDVEVAHREMPPEVLAALNPGLKDTRYQASGGTETRSVVFNVRPGSTTAAPAVRQAVAASLDRSRLAGEVYKGTVTPLYSLVPTGIAAHGTPFFDTYPTPDGATARKILKDAKITTPVAVTLGVNTRGANLPEAEELKRQLEATGLFQLTIKPVELWGDFQKAYAAGEFDAYTIGWIADFPDADNFIAPIVGADSSMNNGFSDKNVDALISRTQSHSDRSDAAVDFHELQKLVAQQVPMVPIWQKKDYVMSREAVTGAQYLSDGTGVWRLWELDWL; the protein is encoded by the coding sequence CCTCGGTCTCGCCGGCGTGGGCGCCTGGCAGCTGCTCCCCGAGGACGGCAACGGCAGCGGGGCGATCCGCGTCGGGACGAGCGACGTCGTCTCCTCCCTCGACCCCGCCGGGGCGTACGACGCCGGTTCCTGGGCCCTGTTCAGCAACGTCTACCAGTCCCTGCTGACGATCAAGCCCGGAGCCGACACCCCCGCGCCCGACGCCGCCGCCTCCTGCAACTTCGTCGGCCAAAAGCTCACCACGTACCAGTGCGAGCTCCGCCCCGAGGTGAAGTTCTCCAACGGCCGCGCGATGACCGCGCACGACGTCAAGTACTCCTTCGACCGGATCAAGGAGATCAACTCCGAACAGGGCCCCGCCCCGCTGTTCAACACCCTGGACTCGGTCAAGGCCGACGGCCGCACGGTCACCTTCAACCTCTCCACCCCCGACGCCACCTTCCCCTTCAAGATCGCGACGGGCGCCGCCTCGATCGTCGACCGGGAGAAGTACCCGGCCAAGGCCCTGCGCGAGGACGGCAAGGTCGACGGCTCCGGCCCGTACACGCTCGCCGCGTACAAGGCGGGCGCGAGCGTCGAGCTCAAGCCCAACACCTCGTACAAGGGCCAGGCCAAGCCCGCCAACGGGCCGGTCACCGTCAAGTACTTCAAGGACTCGGCCCAGCTCGACCGGGCCTGGAAGGACCGTGACGTCGAGGTCGCCCACCGGGAGATGCCCCCGGAGGTCCTCGCGGCCCTCAACCCGGGCCTGAAGGACACCCGCTACCAGGCCTCCGGCGGCACCGAGACCCGGTCCGTGGTCTTCAACGTCCGCCCCGGCTCCACCACCGCCGCGCCCGCCGTCCGACAGGCCGTCGCCGCCTCCCTCGACCGCTCCAGGCTGGCCGGCGAGGTCTACAAGGGCACGGTCACCCCGCTCTACTCCCTCGTCCCGACGGGTATCGCCGCGCACGGCACGCCGTTCTTCGACACCTACCCGACGCCCGACGGCGCCACCGCCAGGAAGATCCTCAAGGACGCGAAGATCACCACCCCGGTCGCCGTCACCCTCGGCGTCAACACGCGCGGAGCGAACCTCCCGGAGGCCGAGGAGCTCAAGCGGCAGCTGGAGGCCACCGGCCTCTTCCAGCTGACGATCAAGCCGGTCGAGCTGTGGGGCGACTTCCAGAAGGCCTACGCGGCGGGCGAGTTCGACGCCTACACCATCGGCTGGATCGCCGACTTCCCGGACGCGGACAACTTCATCGCCCCGATCGTCGGCGCCGACTCCTCCATGAACAACGGCTTCTCCGACAAGAACGTCGACGCCCTGATCTCCCGTACCCAGTCCCACTCGGACCGCAGCGATGCCGCCGTCGACTTCCACGAGCTCCAGAAACTGGTCGCCCAGCAGGTCCCGATGGTGCCGATCTGGCAGAAGAAGGACTACGTCATGTCCCGCGAGGCCGTCACCGGAGCCCAGTACCTCTCCGACGGCACCGGCGTCTGGCGCCTGTGGGAACTCGACTGGCTCTAG